One Loxodonta africana isolate mLoxAfr1 chromosome 8, mLoxAfr1.hap2, whole genome shotgun sequence DNA window includes the following coding sequences:
- the SNX10 gene encoding sorting nexin-10 isoform X3, whose protein sequence is MEFVSVWVRDPRIQKEDFWHSYIDYEICIHTNSMCFTMKTSCVRRRYREFVWLRQRLQSNALLVQLPELPSKNLFFNMNNRQHVDQRRQGLEDFLRKVLQNALLLSDSRLHLFLQSHLNSEDIEACVSGQTKYSVEEAIHKFALMNRRFPEEEEERKRENDIDYDSESSSSGLGHSSDDSSSQGCKTTTAPQES, encoded by the exons ATG GAATTTGTAAGTGTCTGGGTTCGAGACCCTAGGATTCAGAAGGAGGACTTTTGGCATTCTTATATTGACTATGAGATATGTATTCAT ACCAATAGCATGTGTTTTACAATGAAAACATCCTGTGTTCGGAGAAGATACAGAGAATTTGTGTGGCTGAGGCAGAGGCTCCAAAGCAATGCATTGCTGGT GCAACTGCCAGAGCTTCCATCTAAAAACCTATTTTTCAACATGAACAATCGCCAACATGTAGATCAGCGTCGCCAGGGTTTGGAAGATTTCCTCAGAAA GGTCCTACAGAACGCGCTTCTGCTTTCGGACAGCAGGCTTCACCTCTTCCTGCAGAGCCACCTGAATTCGGAAGACATCGAGGCGTGCGTTTCTGGGCAGACTAAATACTCTGTGGAAGAAGCAATTCACAAGTTTGCCCTGATGAACAGACGTTTccctgaagaagaggaagaaagaaaaagagaaaacgaTATAGATTATGATTCAGAAAG TTCATCCTCTGGGCTTGGACACAGTAGTGATGACAGCAGTTCACAGGGATGTAAAACCACCACTGCTCCCCAGGAGTCCTGA
- the SNX10 gene encoding sorting nexin-10 isoform X2, with amino-acid sequence MFPEQQKEEFVSVWVRDPRIQKEDFWHSYIDYEICIHTNSMCFTMKTSCVRRRYREFVWLRQRLQSNALLVQLPELPSKNLFFNMNNRQHVDQRRQGLEDFLRKVLQNALLLSDSRLHLFLQSHLNSEDIEACVSGQTKYSVEEAIHKFALMNRRFPEEEEERKRENDIDYDSESSSSGLGHSSDDSSSQGCKTTTAPQES; translated from the exons GAATTTGTAAGTGTCTGGGTTCGAGACCCTAGGATTCAGAAGGAGGACTTTTGGCATTCTTATATTGACTATGAGATATGTATTCAT ACCAATAGCATGTGTTTTACAATGAAAACATCCTGTGTTCGGAGAAGATACAGAGAATTTGTGTGGCTGAGGCAGAGGCTCCAAAGCAATGCATTGCTGGT GCAACTGCCAGAGCTTCCATCTAAAAACCTATTTTTCAACATGAACAATCGCCAACATGTAGATCAGCGTCGCCAGGGTTTGGAAGATTTCCTCAGAAA GGTCCTACAGAACGCGCTTCTGCTTTCGGACAGCAGGCTTCACCTCTTCCTGCAGAGCCACCTGAATTCGGAAGACATCGAGGCGTGCGTTTCTGGGCAGACTAAATACTCTGTGGAAGAAGCAATTCACAAGTTTGCCCTGATGAACAGACGTTTccctgaagaagaggaagaaagaaaaagagaaaacgaTATAGATTATGATTCAGAAAG TTCATCCTCTGGGCTTGGACACAGTAGTGATGACAGCAGTTCACAGGGATGTAAAACCACCACTGCTCCCCAGGAGTCCTGA